The Pseudanabaena galeata CCNP1313 genome includes a region encoding these proteins:
- a CDS encoding PP2C family protein-serine/threonine phosphatase has translation MTLFKPAIALMNRLKYPQKFFLISLLFVLPLALVMNFLISELDSRIEFTQKEIYGNAYLRPLNQLWQYIPQRQLILQRQFYKSSQRLETASSDQELSELQKKIEQEFIKLTEVDRQFGQDIQTSERLRDVKFKWQGLLDGQEFLGFRNHDALLEEINLFRRHVVDFSNLILDPDLDTYYLMDAIAVKLPEMQKLLYKMMYTEAEIVFKQEVTSEKKARLISLISLLGDYNNELAANLERAFQNNPRGNLRNALSVHLRNVVVSISEVNTYVSQLASQDNNISVINNFYYQEMERTLDDSFTLWQKVVEHLDELLEDRIQGFQERKQFVLTFVAIVMVSIIYLFVGFYLSVMRTVQQLDFASKQMTSGGAISIKLDSRDELSMVVRSFNSVAIALRESEEKYRSIFENSVDGIFQTTVDGRYLSVNPALARIYGYDSVEQMLAQIVDVKTQLYVDRDRRQQFQSLMEENDTITNFESQVYKRDRTTIWISENVRALRDVQGKLLYYEGTVEDISQRKIAEIALDGANKQILALNNLLKLENLRMSSELDVTRKLQQMILPKEQELELIAGLDIAGFMEPAAEVGGDYYDVLQQNGRIKIGIGDVTGHGLESGMLMIMVQTSVRTLLQSEENDPVRFLDILNRTIYGNVQRMSSDKNLTLSLIDYEKGKLILSGQHEEMILVRKNGTLERFDTIDLGFPIGLEEEIFGFLDQKHIHLHVGDVVVLYTDGITEAEDEERKLYGVDRLCEVVCQNVEASALEIRQAVIADLRSHIGNQKIYDDITLLVLKQK, from the coding sequence ATGACTCTATTTAAACCAGCGATCGCTCTTATGAATCGCCTGAAATATCCTCAGAAATTTTTCTTGATCAGTCTATTATTTGTGCTGCCATTAGCATTAGTAATGAATTTCCTAATTTCGGAACTAGATAGCCGTATAGAGTTTACGCAAAAAGAGATCTATGGCAATGCTTACCTGCGCCCTCTCAATCAGTTATGGCAATATATCCCCCAAAGACAGTTAATCTTACAACGTCAGTTTTATAAAAGTTCTCAGCGTTTGGAGACAGCATCCTCAGATCAGGAATTGTCAGAATTACAAAAGAAAATTGAGCAAGAATTCATCAAGCTTACAGAAGTTGATCGCCAATTTGGGCAAGATATACAAACCAGTGAGAGGCTTAGAGATGTCAAATTTAAGTGGCAGGGCTTGCTAGATGGGCAAGAGTTTTTAGGGTTTCGTAATCACGATGCACTGCTCGAAGAAATTAATCTATTCCGTAGACATGTAGTGGACTTTTCCAACCTGATTCTTGACCCAGACTTAGACACTTATTACTTAATGGATGCGATCGCCGTTAAACTACCTGAGATGCAAAAGCTACTGTACAAAATGATGTACACAGAAGCAGAAATCGTATTTAAGCAGGAAGTAACAAGCGAAAAAAAGGCGAGACTAATTTCCCTAATTAGTTTACTGGGTGATTACAACAACGAACTAGCAGCTAATCTAGAACGTGCTTTTCAAAATAATCCCCGTGGAAATCTTCGCAATGCTTTGTCTGTACATCTCCGCAATGTTGTTGTCAGCATCAGTGAGGTGAATACCTACGTTAGTCAACTGGCAAGTCAAGACAATAATATTTCTGTGATTAACAATTTTTATTATCAAGAGATGGAAAGAACTCTAGACGATAGTTTCACTCTCTGGCAAAAAGTTGTGGAGCATCTAGATGAATTATTAGAAGATCGTATTCAAGGATTTCAGGAGCGTAAACAGTTTGTTTTGACATTTGTAGCCATAGTAATGGTTAGCATTATTTATCTATTTGTGGGTTTTTATCTGTCGGTAATGCGAACAGTCCAGCAGTTAGACTTTGCTTCTAAACAGATGACATCAGGGGGAGCCATTTCCATCAAGCTTGACAGTAGAGATGAATTATCGATGGTTGTGCGATCATTTAATAGTGTGGCGATCGCCCTAAGAGAGTCCGAAGAAAAATATCGCAGTATCTTTGAGAACTCCGTCGATGGCATTTTTCAAACGACCGTCGATGGTAGATATCTTAGTGTTAATCCTGCATTAGCAAGGATTTATGGTTATGACTCAGTTGAGCAGATGTTGGCACAAATTGTTGATGTGAAGACGCAACTCTATGTCGATCGCGATCGGCGGCAACAGTTTCAATCCCTGATGGAAGAAAATGACACCATTACTAATTTTGAGTCACAGGTATATAAACGAGATCGCACAACCATCTGGATTAGTGAAAATGTCAGAGCGTTGAGAGATGTACAGGGTAAATTACTTTATTACGAGGGAACTGTCGAAGATATTAGTCAACGGAAGATTGCGGAAATTGCACTGGATGGGGCTAACAAACAAATTCTAGCTCTGAACAATCTTCTTAAACTAGAAAATCTGCGAATGAGTAGTGAATTAGATGTAACCCGCAAACTCCAGCAGATGATCTTACCAAAGGAGCAAGAATTAGAGCTAATTGCGGGATTAGATATTGCAGGATTTATGGAGCCTGCTGCGGAAGTTGGTGGGGATTATTATGATGTGTTACAACAAAACGGGCGGATTAAAATTGGGATTGGCGACGTAACTGGACATGGACTGGAAAGCGGAATGTTAATGATCATGGTGCAAACTTCGGTACGCACCTTATTACAAAGTGAAGAGAATGATCCTGTACGCTTTCTCGATATCCTTAACCGCACAATTTACGGTAATGTGCAGAGAATGTCTTCTGACAAGAACTTAACCCTATCTTTGATTGACTACGAAAAGGGAAAATTAATTTTGAGTGGTCAACATGAAGAAATGATTTTGGTACGCAAAAATGGAACTTTAGAACGATTTGATACAATTGATTTAGGATTTCCAATTGGATTAGAAGAAGAGATTTTTGGATTTCTAGATCAAAAACATATTCATTTACATGTGGGCGATGTCGTTGTCCTATATACCGATGGGATCACTGAAGCTGAGGATGAAGAAAGAAAACTCTATGGTGTAGATCGTCTATGTGAAGTAGTTTGCCAAAATGTTGAGGCTTCGGCACTGGAGATTCGTCAAGCAGTTATAGCGGATCTGCGATCGCATATTGGCAATCAAAAAATTTACGACGACATTACATTGTTAGTTCTCAAACAGAAGTAG